From one Cyanobacterium stanieri PCC 7202 genomic stretch:
- a CDS encoding hypothetical protein (KEGG: cyh:Cyan8802_1358 hypothetical protein~SPTR: Putative uncharacterized protein): MLDRKIYQMYKEGCDVSVFLRDQQRWIEDAQIIGIEGDVVTIRYEMDEDYENSSWEEFVRLESIGAVSRKLACVPRGNTEINVSEDCPEAEQIYPRRQDQE; the protein is encoded by the coding sequence ATGCTAGACCGCAAGATTTATCAAATGTACAAAGAAGGTTGTGATGTCTCTGTTTTCTTGCGGGATCAACAACGATGGATTGAAGATGCGCAAATCATCGGGATTGAAGGAGATGTCGTAACTATTCGTTATGAAATGGATGAAGATTACGAAAATAGTTCTTGGGAGGAGTTTGTTCGTTTAGAAAGCATTGGTGCCGTTAGTCGCAAACTCGCCTGTGTACCTCGGGGCAACACAGAAATTAATGTTTCGGAAGATTGCCCCGAGGCCGAACAAATTTATCCCCGTCGTCAAGATCAAGAATAG
- a CDS encoding 3'-5' exonuclease (PFAM: 3'-5' exonuclease~COGs: COG0349 Ribonuclease D~InterPro IPR002562~KEGG: cyt:cce_1016 ribonuclease D~PFAM: 3'-5' exonuclease~SMART: 3'-5' exonuclease~SPTR: 3'-5' exonuclease), whose protein sequence is MSLDNFLVCEEDLPLNIFEQYYQSDVLAIDTETMGLVPQRDRLCLVQLCDRQGFVTAIRIKKNQTQAPNLVKLLEAQHITKIFHFARFDVAQFLYTFGAKTEPIFCTKVASKMARTYSSSHGLKTIVQELEGIELDKKAQSSDWGNVASLSPAQLSYAANDVRYLIPMREKLIAMLEREERWDLAKRCIDTISLFVELDLNYYKDIFEH, encoded by the coding sequence ATGTCTTTAGATAATTTTTTGGTTTGCGAGGAAGATTTACCTCTCAATATTTTTGAGCAATACTATCAAAGCGATGTTCTCGCCATTGATACCGAAACTATGGGTTTAGTTCCTCAGCGCGATCGCCTCTGCTTGGTTCAACTGTGCGATCGCCAAGGTTTTGTGACCGCCATTCGCATCAAAAAAAATCAAACCCAAGCTCCTAATCTCGTTAAACTATTAGAAGCGCAACATATCACCAAAATTTTCCACTTTGCCCGTTTTGACGTAGCCCAATTTTTATACACCTTTGGAGCAAAAACAGAGCCGATATTCTGTACCAAGGTAGCGAGTAAAATGGCAAGGACTTACTCCTCTAGCCATGGCTTAAAAACCATCGTCCAAGAATTAGAAGGTATAGAACTAGATAAGAAGGCTCAAAGCTCAGACTGGGGAAATGTTGCCAGTCTTTCTCCTGCACAGTTAAGCTATGCCGCCAATGATGTGCGTTATCTTATTCCCATGAGGGAAAAATTAATCGCCATGCTAGAAAGGGAAGAGCGTTGGGATTTGGCGAAAAGATGTATTGACACTATTTCCCTATTCGTAGAACTAGATTTAAACTATTACAAAGATATTTTTGAACATTAA